In Manis pentadactyla isolate mManPen7 chromosome 11, mManPen7.hap1, whole genome shotgun sequence, one DNA window encodes the following:
- the MLH3 gene encoding DNA mismatch repair protein Mlh3 isoform X7, producing the protein MPIGRLQTKVRSWGLSEAHARDSRVHKPRAPACARPAFRGGWYPGTGKARFEAIFSSQRRKPVPGILTSFLPAMIKCLSVEVQAKLRSGLSVCSLGQCVEELVLNSIDAEAKCVAVRVNMETFQVQVIDNGFGMGSDDVDKVGNRYFTSKCNSVQDLENPRFYGFRGEALASIANMASAVEISSKKNRTMKTFVKLFQNGNALKACEADSSRPSAGTTVTVYNLFYQLPVRRKCMDPRLEFEKVRQRIEALSLMHPSISFSLRNDVSGSMVLQLPKTKDICSRFCQMYGLGKSQKLREINFKYKEFELSGFISSEAHYNKNMQFLFVNKRLILKTKLHKLIDFLLRKESIICKPKSGSAGRQMNSSPRHRSNPELYGIYVINMQCQFCEYDVCMEPAKTLIEFQNWDTLLVCIQEGVKMFLKKEKLFVELSGEDIKEFSEDNDFNLFNATLQNHVSSDRKGDQVSFQEACNNILDSYEMFNLQSKAVKRKATIRNVNTQNSRDSETIRPKTSDSFLYIDESDGPSHSKMTELSLQNKDNSCSESRILEKETAETSESRENEKHKKSLLELTSSENPCGASSEMFASPFQTSYHFEESEDLEIQTISTTGNGMAANILKNNRIQNQFKRCKGAYGMGCQPLPFETPLRVHGAHEEAEGKKKEPSDCGRTNIFSYGQVKLRSTGFITHVVQNEQTMSTEREYLFKNCVQPGPVSTKETFGNRRPHSVETSEVKDLTSTLSKEFAQLPNKKLCRTNVSYGLGNKPLATYKNVDIFQKGSKKSHTSCLLPDTSFSFPWCKYVADGSKKTDEWIGSSKPITHKKLSLSSQLGSLEKFKRQYGKIKSPLNTEVEEGNFEISTNLSPQIEPDIPWKDKNHVNTSDVCNITTMKHNDSNSSCQSVSHILYSKFPFSEEEEDCLEQQMPFLRESPIKELTPFNRNPLDVELSPESLASKLSRMKDSKTDCQTMEMMSHLNECPHSDSGRKDSDSCRPLILDSCELFKNEHKKTESGVIPILDRVTEDNSFNKNSETYSKDNTTGNPVIPETPLTLSYSKSKAITKNPDVLIASERQIESPDSPSGMLTSHVEDSTADQSGSCFQSEESTARTCSENEQSSLVWQQHFDVALGKMVYINKITGLSTFIAPTEDTRAACTKDLTTVAVDVILENGSQYRCHPFRSDLVLPFLPRAREERTVMRQNNRDTVDDAAGSESLQSLFSEWDNPVFARYPEVAVDVRSGQAESLAVKIHNILYPYRFTKEMIHSVQCFTTYLNVWQVLQQVDNKFIACLMTTKTEENGEAGGNLLVLVDQHAAHERIRLEQLIIESYEKQQPQGCSRKKLLSSTVSPPLEVTVTEEQRRLLWNLFENKWSYCRPQEASKGLCH; encoded by the exons ATGCCCATTGGGAGGTTACAGACGAAAGTCCGTTCTTGGGGACTCTCAGAAGCGCATGCTCGCGACTCGCGTGTGCATAAACCTCGAGCACCGGCGTGCGCGCGGCCGGCGTTCCGAGGTGGTTGGTATCCGGGAACTGGTAAAGCGCGATTCGAG gCAATTTTTTCCAGTCAGAGAAGGAAACCAGTCCCTGGCATTCTCACCAGCTTTCTGCCTGCCATGATCAAGTGCTTGTCAGTTGAAGTACAAGCCAAATTGCGTTCTGGTTTGTCTGTGTGCTCCTTAGGCCAGTGTGTTGAGGAACTTGTCCTCAATAGTATTGATGCTGAAGCAAAATGTGTGGCTGTCAGGGTGAATATGGAAACCTTCCAAGTTCAAGTGATAGACAATGGATTTGGGATGGGAAGTGATGATGTAGACAAGGTGGGAAATCGTTATTTCACTAGTAAATGCAACTCTGTACAAGACTTGGAGAACCCAAGGTTTTATGGTTTCCGTGGGGAGGCCTTGGCAAGTATAGCTAACATGGCCAGTGCTGTGGAAATTTCATCCAAGAAAAACAGGACAATGAAAACTTTTGTGAAACTCTTTCAGAACGGAAATGCCCTGAAAGCTTGTGAAGCTGACTCGAGTAGACCAAGTGCTGGGACAACAGTAACAGTGTATAACCTATTTTATCAGTTACCTGTAAGGAGGAAATGCATGGACCCTAGACTGGAGTTTGAGAAGGTCAGGCAAAGGATAGAAGCTCTCTCACTCATGCAcccttccatttctttctctttgagaAACGATGTTTCTGGTTCCATGGTTCTTCAACTTCCTAAGACCAAAGACATATGTTCCCGATTTTGTCAAATGTATGGACTGGGTAAGTCCcaaaaattgagagaaataaattttaagtatAAGGAGTTTGAGCTTAGTGGTTTTATCAGCTCTGAAGCACATTACAATAAGAATATGCAATTTTTGTTTGTGAACAAAAGACTAATTTTAAAGACAAAGTTGCATAAACTCATTGATTTTTTATTAAGGAAAGAAAGTATTATATGCAAGCCAAAGAGTGGCTCTGCCGGTAGACAGATGAACTCAAGTCCTCGGCATCGGTCTAACCCAGAACTCTATGGGATATATGTAATCAATATGCAGTGCCAATTCTGTGAGTATGATGTGTGCATGGAGCCAGCAAAGACTCTGATTGAGTTTCAGAACTGGGATACTCTTTTGGTTTGCATTCAGGAAGgagtgaaaatgtttttaaagaaagaaaaattatttgtggAATTATCAGGTGAGGACATTAAGGAATTTAGTGAAGATaatgattttaatttatttaatgctaCTCTTCAGAACCATGTGTCCTCTGACAGGAAGGGTGACCAGGTCAGTTTCCAGGAAGCATGTAACAATATTTTGGATTCCTATGAAATGTTTAATTTGCAATCAAAAGCTGTAAAAAGAAAAGCTACCATAAGAAATGTAAACACACAAAATTCTAGAGATTCAGAAACTATCAGACCAAAGACAAGTGATTCATTTTTGTACATTGATGAATCAGATGGCCCAAGCCATAGTAAAATGACAGAGTTGTCTTTACAAAACAAAGATAACTCTTGCTCAGAATCAAGGATCTTAGAGAAAGAGACAGCTGAGACATCAGaatccagagaaaatgaaaaacataaaaaatctcTCTTGGAACTTACCTCTTCAGAAAATCCATGTGGAGCCAGTTCAGAAATGTTTGCAAGCCCTTTTCAAACATCATATCATTTTGAGGAGAGTGAGGATCTAGAAATACAGACAATAAGTACTACTGGTAATGGCATGGCTGCCAACATCCTGAAAAATAATAGAATTCAGAATCAATTCAAGAGATGTAAAGGTGCTTATGGAATGGGATGCCAACCTCTGCCTTTTGAGACACCACTGAGAGTACATGGTGCTCATGAAgaggcagagggaaaaaaaaaagaacctagtGATTGTGGAAGAACAAACATTTTTAGTTATGGGCAAGTTAAATTACGTTCCACTGGCTTTATAACTCATGTGGTACAAAACGAGCAAACTATGTCAACTGAAagagaatatttatttaaaaattgtgttcagCCTGGGCCTGTGAGTACCAAAGAAACATTTGGAAATAGAAGACCCCATTCAGTTGAGACTTCCGAGGTCAAAGATTTAACCAGTACTTTAAGTAAAGAATTTGCTCAACTACCTAACAAAAAACTGTGCAGAACAAATGTAAGTTATGGGCTAGGGAACAAACCTCTAGCAACTTAtaaaaatgttgatatttttcaGAAAGGTAGTAAAAAATCACACACAAGTTGCTTATTACCCGACacatccttttctttcccttggtgTAAATATGTTGCAGATGGTAGTAAGAAAACAGATGAGTGGATTGGTTCCTCCAAACCCATAACCCATAAGAAGCTAAGCTTAAGTTCACAACTAGGATCTTTAGAGAAGTTTAAAAGACAATATGGAAAGATAAAAAGTCCTCTGAATACTGAAGTAGAGGAAGGTAATTTTGAAATCTCTACCAATCTCAGTCCTCAAATTGAACCTGACATCCCATGGAAAGACAAGAACCATGTAAACACCTCTGATGTTTGTAACATCACAACTATGAAGCATAATGATTCAAATAGTAgttgtcagtcagtcagtcacatCCTCTACTCGAAGTTTCCATTCTCTGAGGAAGAAGAAGACTGTTTGGAGCAACAGATGCCTTTTTTAAGAGAAAGTCCTATAAAGGAGTTAACTCCTTTTAACAGAAACCCTTTGGATGTTGAGCTGTCACCTGAATCTCTAGCCTCTAAATTATCCAGGATGAAAGACTCCAAAACAGACTGTCAAACAATGGAAATGATGAGTCATCTTAATGAATGTCCACACTCAGATTCCGGTAGGAAAGACAGTGACTCGTGCCGTCCGTTAATCCTAGATTCTTGTGagttatttaaaaatgagcataAAAAAACAGAGAGTGGCGTCATTCCAATCTTGGATCGTGTCACAGAGGATAATTCCTTCAATAAAAATAGTGAGACATATTCTAAGGACAACACAACAGGGAACCCTGTGATACCAGAAACTCCTTTGACATTATCCTATAGTAAGTCTAAAGCTATCACTAAAAATCCAGATGTTCTTATAGCCTCAGAACGACAGATAGAAAGTCCTGATTCTCCCAGTGGAATGCTAACGAGTCATGTAGAAGATTCTACAGCCGACCAAAGTGGATCTTGTTTTCAGAGTGAGGAATCAACAGCAAGAACTTGTTCTGAAAATGAACAGTCTTCTCTGGTTTGGCAGCAGCATTTTGATGTGGCCCTGGGAAAAATGGTTTACATCAACAAAATAACTGGACTTAGCACATTCATTGCTCCTACTGAGGACACTCGGGCTGCTTGTACTAAAGACCTGACAACAGTAGCTGTGGATGTCATACTTGAGAATG gATCTCAGTACAGGTGCCATCCTTTTAGGAGCGACcttgttcttcctttccttcctagagCTCGGGAAGAGAGGACTGTGATGAGACAGAATAACAGAG ATACTGTGGATGATGCTGCTGGTAGCGAATCGCTTCAGTCTTTGTTCTCAGAATGGGACAATCCAGTATTTGCCCGTTATCCAGAG GTTGCTGTTGATGTAAGAAGTGGCCAGGCTGAGAGCCTAGCAGTTAAAATTCACAACATCTTGTATCCTTATCGTTTCACCAAAGAAATGATTCATTCAGTGCAG tgttttactACTTATTTGAATGTATGGCAGGTGCTCCAGCAAGTGGATAACAAGTTTATTGCCTGTTTAATGACCACCAAGACTGAAGAGAATGGTGAGGCAG GTGGTAACCTGCTAGTCCTGGTGGATCAGCATGCTGCCCATGAGCGTATCCGTTTGGAGCAGCTTATTATTG AATCCTATGAGAAGCAACAGCCACAAGGCTGTAGCCGGAAAAAATTACTGTCTTCCACTGTAAGTCCTCCGCTAGAGGTAACAGTGACAGAGGAACAAAGGAGACTTTTATG GAATTTATTCGAGAACAAGTGGAG CTACTGCAGACCACAGGAGGCGTCCAAGGGACTTTGCCACTGA
- the MLH3 gene encoding DNA mismatch repair protein Mlh3 isoform X4, which translates to MPIGRLQTKVRSWGLSEAHARDSRVHKPRAPACARPAFRGGWYPGTGKARFEAIFSSQRRKPVPGILTSFLPAMIKCLSVEVQAKLRSGLSVCSLGQCVEELVLNSIDAEAKCVAVRVNMETFQVQVIDNGFGMGSDDVDKVGNRYFTSKCNSVQDLENPRFYGFRGEALASIANMASAVEISSKKNRTMKTFVKLFQNGNALKACEADSSRPSAGTTVTVYNLFYQLPVRRKCMDPRLEFEKVRQRIEALSLMHPSISFSLRNDVSGSMVLQLPKTKDICSRFCQMYGLGKSQKLREINFKYKEFELSGFISSEAHYNKNMQFLFVNKRLILKTKLHKLIDFLLRKESIICKPKSGSAGRQMNSSPRHRSNPELYGIYVINMQCQFCEYDVCMEPAKTLIEFQNWDTLLVCIQEGVKMFLKKEKLFVELSGEDIKEFSEDNDFNLFNATLQNHVSSDRKGDQVSFQEACNNILDSYEMFNLQSKAVKRKATIRNVNTQNSRDSETIRPKTSDSFLYIDESDGPSHSKMTELSLQNKDNSCSESRILEKETAETSESRENEKHKKSLLELTSSENPCGASSEMFASPFQTSYHFEESEDLEIQTISTTGNGMAANILKNNRIQNQFKRCKGAYGMGCQPLPFETPLRVHGAHEEAEGKKKEPSDCGRTNIFSYGQVKLRSTGFITHVVQNEQTMSTEREYLFKNCVQPGPVSTKETFGNRRPHSVETSEVKDLTSTLSKEFAQLPNKKLCRTNVSYGLGNKPLATYKNVDIFQKGSKKSHTSCLLPDTSFSFPWCKYVADGSKKTDEWIGSSKPITHKKLSLSSQLGSLEKFKRQYGKIKSPLNTEVEEGNFEISTNLSPQIEPDIPWKDKNHVNTSDVCNITTMKHNDSNSSCQSVSHILYSKFPFSEEEEDCLEQQMPFLRESPIKELTPFNRNPLDVELSPESLASKLSRMKDSKTDCQTMEMMSHLNECPHSDSGRKDSDSCRPLILDSCELFKNEHKKTESGVIPILDRVTEDNSFNKNSETYSKDNTTGNPVIPETPLTLSYSKSKAITKNPDVLIASERQIESPDSPSGMLTSHVEDSTADQSGSCFQSEESTARTCSENEQSSLVWQQHFDVALGKMVYINKITGLSTFIAPTEDTRAACTKDLTTVAVDVILENDTVDDAAGSESLQSLFSEWDNPVFARYPEVAVDVRSGQAESLAVKIHNILYPYRFTKEMIHSVQVLQQVDNKFIACLMTTKTEENGEAGGNLLVLVDQHAAHERIRLEQLIIESYEKQQPQGCSRKKLLSSTVSPPLEVTVTEEQRRLLWCYHKNLEDLGLEIIFPDTSDSLVLVGKVPLCFVEREANELRRGRSTVTKSIVEEFIREQVELLQTTGGVQGTLPLTVQKVLASQACHGAIKFNDGLSPEESYRLIEALSLCQLPFQCAHGRPSMLPLADIDHLEQEKQMKPNLAKLHKMAQAWRLFGKAEGCDTRQSLQASLPTCEPP; encoded by the exons ATGCCCATTGGGAGGTTACAGACGAAAGTCCGTTCTTGGGGACTCTCAGAAGCGCATGCTCGCGACTCGCGTGTGCATAAACCTCGAGCACCGGCGTGCGCGCGGCCGGCGTTCCGAGGTGGTTGGTATCCGGGAACTGGTAAAGCGCGATTCGAG gCAATTTTTTCCAGTCAGAGAAGGAAACCAGTCCCTGGCATTCTCACCAGCTTTCTGCCTGCCATGATCAAGTGCTTGTCAGTTGAAGTACAAGCCAAATTGCGTTCTGGTTTGTCTGTGTGCTCCTTAGGCCAGTGTGTTGAGGAACTTGTCCTCAATAGTATTGATGCTGAAGCAAAATGTGTGGCTGTCAGGGTGAATATGGAAACCTTCCAAGTTCAAGTGATAGACAATGGATTTGGGATGGGAAGTGATGATGTAGACAAGGTGGGAAATCGTTATTTCACTAGTAAATGCAACTCTGTACAAGACTTGGAGAACCCAAGGTTTTATGGTTTCCGTGGGGAGGCCTTGGCAAGTATAGCTAACATGGCCAGTGCTGTGGAAATTTCATCCAAGAAAAACAGGACAATGAAAACTTTTGTGAAACTCTTTCAGAACGGAAATGCCCTGAAAGCTTGTGAAGCTGACTCGAGTAGACCAAGTGCTGGGACAACAGTAACAGTGTATAACCTATTTTATCAGTTACCTGTAAGGAGGAAATGCATGGACCCTAGACTGGAGTTTGAGAAGGTCAGGCAAAGGATAGAAGCTCTCTCACTCATGCAcccttccatttctttctctttgagaAACGATGTTTCTGGTTCCATGGTTCTTCAACTTCCTAAGACCAAAGACATATGTTCCCGATTTTGTCAAATGTATGGACTGGGTAAGTCCcaaaaattgagagaaataaattttaagtatAAGGAGTTTGAGCTTAGTGGTTTTATCAGCTCTGAAGCACATTACAATAAGAATATGCAATTTTTGTTTGTGAACAAAAGACTAATTTTAAAGACAAAGTTGCATAAACTCATTGATTTTTTATTAAGGAAAGAAAGTATTATATGCAAGCCAAAGAGTGGCTCTGCCGGTAGACAGATGAACTCAAGTCCTCGGCATCGGTCTAACCCAGAACTCTATGGGATATATGTAATCAATATGCAGTGCCAATTCTGTGAGTATGATGTGTGCATGGAGCCAGCAAAGACTCTGATTGAGTTTCAGAACTGGGATACTCTTTTGGTTTGCATTCAGGAAGgagtgaaaatgtttttaaagaaagaaaaattatttgtggAATTATCAGGTGAGGACATTAAGGAATTTAGTGAAGATaatgattttaatttatttaatgctaCTCTTCAGAACCATGTGTCCTCTGACAGGAAGGGTGACCAGGTCAGTTTCCAGGAAGCATGTAACAATATTTTGGATTCCTATGAAATGTTTAATTTGCAATCAAAAGCTGTAAAAAGAAAAGCTACCATAAGAAATGTAAACACACAAAATTCTAGAGATTCAGAAACTATCAGACCAAAGACAAGTGATTCATTTTTGTACATTGATGAATCAGATGGCCCAAGCCATAGTAAAATGACAGAGTTGTCTTTACAAAACAAAGATAACTCTTGCTCAGAATCAAGGATCTTAGAGAAAGAGACAGCTGAGACATCAGaatccagagaaaatgaaaaacataaaaaatctcTCTTGGAACTTACCTCTTCAGAAAATCCATGTGGAGCCAGTTCAGAAATGTTTGCAAGCCCTTTTCAAACATCATATCATTTTGAGGAGAGTGAGGATCTAGAAATACAGACAATAAGTACTACTGGTAATGGCATGGCTGCCAACATCCTGAAAAATAATAGAATTCAGAATCAATTCAAGAGATGTAAAGGTGCTTATGGAATGGGATGCCAACCTCTGCCTTTTGAGACACCACTGAGAGTACATGGTGCTCATGAAgaggcagagggaaaaaaaaaagaacctagtGATTGTGGAAGAACAAACATTTTTAGTTATGGGCAAGTTAAATTACGTTCCACTGGCTTTATAACTCATGTGGTACAAAACGAGCAAACTATGTCAACTGAAagagaatatttatttaaaaattgtgttcagCCTGGGCCTGTGAGTACCAAAGAAACATTTGGAAATAGAAGACCCCATTCAGTTGAGACTTCCGAGGTCAAAGATTTAACCAGTACTTTAAGTAAAGAATTTGCTCAACTACCTAACAAAAAACTGTGCAGAACAAATGTAAGTTATGGGCTAGGGAACAAACCTCTAGCAACTTAtaaaaatgttgatatttttcaGAAAGGTAGTAAAAAATCACACACAAGTTGCTTATTACCCGACacatccttttctttcccttggtgTAAATATGTTGCAGATGGTAGTAAGAAAACAGATGAGTGGATTGGTTCCTCCAAACCCATAACCCATAAGAAGCTAAGCTTAAGTTCACAACTAGGATCTTTAGAGAAGTTTAAAAGACAATATGGAAAGATAAAAAGTCCTCTGAATACTGAAGTAGAGGAAGGTAATTTTGAAATCTCTACCAATCTCAGTCCTCAAATTGAACCTGACATCCCATGGAAAGACAAGAACCATGTAAACACCTCTGATGTTTGTAACATCACAACTATGAAGCATAATGATTCAAATAGTAgttgtcagtcagtcagtcacatCCTCTACTCGAAGTTTCCATTCTCTGAGGAAGAAGAAGACTGTTTGGAGCAACAGATGCCTTTTTTAAGAGAAAGTCCTATAAAGGAGTTAACTCCTTTTAACAGAAACCCTTTGGATGTTGAGCTGTCACCTGAATCTCTAGCCTCTAAATTATCCAGGATGAAAGACTCCAAAACAGACTGTCAAACAATGGAAATGATGAGTCATCTTAATGAATGTCCACACTCAGATTCCGGTAGGAAAGACAGTGACTCGTGCCGTCCGTTAATCCTAGATTCTTGTGagttatttaaaaatgagcataAAAAAACAGAGAGTGGCGTCATTCCAATCTTGGATCGTGTCACAGAGGATAATTCCTTCAATAAAAATAGTGAGACATATTCTAAGGACAACACAACAGGGAACCCTGTGATACCAGAAACTCCTTTGACATTATCCTATAGTAAGTCTAAAGCTATCACTAAAAATCCAGATGTTCTTATAGCCTCAGAACGACAGATAGAAAGTCCTGATTCTCCCAGTGGAATGCTAACGAGTCATGTAGAAGATTCTACAGCCGACCAAAGTGGATCTTGTTTTCAGAGTGAGGAATCAACAGCAAGAACTTGTTCTGAAAATGAACAGTCTTCTCTGGTTTGGCAGCAGCATTTTGATGTGGCCCTGGGAAAAATGGTTTACATCAACAAAATAACTGGACTTAGCACATTCATTGCTCCTACTGAGGACACTCGGGCTGCTTGTACTAAAGACCTGACAACAGTAGCTGTGGATGTCATACTTGAGAATG ATACTGTGGATGATGCTGCTGGTAGCGAATCGCTTCAGTCTTTGTTCTCAGAATGGGACAATCCAGTATTTGCCCGTTATCCAGAG GTTGCTGTTGATGTAAGAAGTGGCCAGGCTGAGAGCCTAGCAGTTAAAATTCACAACATCTTGTATCCTTATCGTTTCACCAAAGAAATGATTCATTCAGTGCAG GTGCTCCAGCAAGTGGATAACAAGTTTATTGCCTGTTTAATGACCACCAAGACTGAAGAGAATGGTGAGGCAG GTGGTAACCTGCTAGTCCTGGTGGATCAGCATGCTGCCCATGAGCGTATCCGTTTGGAGCAGCTTATTATTG AATCCTATGAGAAGCAACAGCCACAAGGCTGTAGCCGGAAAAAATTACTGTCTTCCACTGTAAGTCCTCCGCTAGAGGTAACAGTGACAGAGGAACAAAGGAGACTTTTATG GTGTTACCACAAAAATCTGGAAGATCTGGGCCTTGAAATTATATTTCCAGACACTAGTGATTCTCTGGTCCTTGTAGGAAAAGTACCACTCTGTTTTGTAGAAAGAGAAGCCAATGAACTTCGAAGAGGAAGATCTACTGTAACCAAGAGTATTGTGGAG GAATTTATTCGAGAACAAGTGGAG CTACTGCAGACCACAGGAGGCGTCCAAGGGACTTTGCCACTGACTGTCCAGAAGGTGTTGGCATCCCAAGCCTGCCATG GGGCCATTAAGTTTAATGATGGCCTGAGCCCAGAGGAGAGCTATCGCCTTATTGAAGCTCTGTCCCTGTGCCAGCTGCCATTCCAGTGTGCTCATGGGAGGCCTTCCATGCTGCCGTTAGCTGACATAGACCACTTGGAGCAGGAAAAACAG ATGAAACCCAATCTTGCTAAACTTCACAAAATGGCTCAGGCCTGGCGTCTCTTTGGAAAAGCAGAAGGATGTGATACAAGGCAAAGCCTGCAGGCATCTCTGCCTACTTGTGAGCCACCATGA